The following proteins are co-located in the Shouchella hunanensis genome:
- a CDS encoding M24 family metallopeptidase, protein MFPFTLEEFQARIANTKKKMEKRGIDVLLITDPANMNYLSGFNGWSFYVHQMLVLFIDEEQPIWLGRGMDANVAKQTTWLMHERIISYPDYFVQSREEHPMDFIGKVLADIGQSNRSIGVEMDTYYYTAQAHHRLNQALPNATFIDATNLVNWVRIIKSEQEIHYMKQAGKIASKAMYAGMNAIQAGARECDVVADIYHAQLSGTDESGGDYPAIVPLLPAGIKTGAPHITWTDQRYPSEETVIIELAGCHQRYHAPLARTITIGKPQQRVSDVADIVVEGLNEVMAFIKPGVTCEQVEAVWQKTINRYGLKKESRLGYSTGLNYPPDWGEHTASLRKGDQTEIKENMAFHVIPGMWYEDFGVEISESIRITKDSCELLADFPRQLLSNTSIDSAS, encoded by the coding sequence ATGTTCCCGTTTACGTTAGAGGAGTTTCAAGCACGAATTGCGAATACAAAAAAGAAGATGGAAAAAAGGGGAATTGATGTCTTACTCATAACGGATCCAGCCAATATGAATTATCTCTCTGGTTTTAACGGCTGGTCCTTTTATGTTCATCAGATGTTAGTCTTATTCATTGATGAGGAACAGCCGATATGGCTTGGTAGAGGGATGGATGCGAATGTCGCTAAGCAGACAACATGGCTGATGCACGAACGGATTATTTCATATCCGGACTATTTTGTACAGTCTCGGGAAGAGCACCCAATGGATTTTATCGGCAAGGTCCTTGCAGACATTGGTCAATCGAATCGCTCCATCGGTGTTGAGATGGATACGTATTACTATACCGCACAGGCTCATCATCGCTTAAATCAAGCTTTACCAAATGCAACCTTTATCGATGCTACAAACCTCGTAAACTGGGTCAGAATTATAAAATCAGAACAAGAGATTCATTATATGAAGCAAGCGGGAAAAATTGCTTCTAAAGCTATGTATGCAGGCATGAATGCCATTCAAGCTGGTGCAAGAGAATGTGATGTGGTTGCTGATATTTACCATGCACAACTATCAGGAACGGATGAAAGTGGTGGCGATTATCCAGCCATTGTACCATTGCTACCTGCCGGTATTAAAACAGGCGCCCCTCATATTACGTGGACGGACCAACGCTATCCGAGTGAAGAAACGGTCATCATTGAACTGGCAGGTTGTCATCAGCGTTATCATGCACCTTTAGCTCGAACGATTACAATTGGAAAACCACAGCAGCGTGTCTCAGATGTAGCAGACATTGTCGTAGAAGGGTTAAATGAAGTGATGGCTTTTATTAAGCCTGGTGTCACGTGTGAACAAGTCGAGGCAGTCTGGCAAAAGACTATTAATCGTTATGGATTAAAGAAAGAGTCGCGGTTAGGTTATTCAACCGGTTTGAATTATCCACCTGATTGGGGTGAGCACACTGCAAGCTTACGAAAAGGGGATCAGACAGAAATAAAAGAGAATATGGCATTTCATGTTATTCCCGGTATGTGGTACGAAGATTTTGGAGTCGAGATTAGTGAATCGATTCGAATTACAAAGGACAGTTGTGAGCTGCTAGCAGATTTTCCTAGACAGCTATTATCAAATACGTCGATTGACTCAGCATCTTAA
- a CDS encoding homoserine dehydrogenase: MKLKLALLGFGVVGQGLVEHLIHNCGKAKEEVGFDPMVVAISDFKKGSLYDPNGLDLELLLHTLETTGSLEDYPHSKGLIRDLDAIATIIESNADVVVEATYTNVKTGEPAITHCKTAFQHKKSVVMTNKGPIALALKELESLAKENNVFLGYEGTVMSGTPSLRLPKTTLIGNKITKISGILNGTTNYMITQMEQGCSYESALKEAREKGYAEADPTSDVEGYDAMYKVVILANAIMGKDITVEKVERQGLNTLTQEAILMSNEKQTCWKMLGTVEEGANGEIHASVKPVEIPLTHPLASIGGATNAITYSCNMSGDITLTGAGAGKSETGYALLIDLIYCHLHVQSQSNTTMIH; this comes from the coding sequence ATGAAGCTTAAATTAGCATTACTCGGATTTGGAGTAGTCGGGCAAGGGCTCGTGGAGCATCTTATTCATAATTGTGGGAAGGCGAAAGAAGAGGTTGGCTTTGATCCAATGGTCGTTGCCATATCTGATTTTAAGAAAGGTTCTCTCTATGATCCGAATGGCCTTGATTTAGAGCTACTCCTTCATACATTGGAAACAACAGGTTCCCTTGAGGATTACCCTCATTCAAAAGGTTTAATTCGTGATCTTGATGCCATTGCAACCATTATTGAAAGCAACGCAGATGTCGTCGTTGAAGCTACTTATACAAATGTAAAAACAGGAGAGCCAGCTATCACCCACTGTAAAACAGCATTTCAACACAAAAAAAGCGTTGTGATGACGAATAAAGGCCCCATTGCTCTTGCATTAAAAGAGCTTGAGAGTCTAGCAAAAGAAAACAACGTGTTTCTTGGCTATGAGGGAACTGTTATGAGCGGAACGCCGTCATTACGACTTCCGAAGACAACATTAATTGGAAATAAAATTACGAAGATTAGTGGAATTTTAAACGGCACAACCAATTACATGATTACACAAATGGAACAAGGCTGTTCATATGAAAGTGCCTTAAAGGAAGCACGAGAAAAAGGATATGCAGAGGCAGATCCAACGAGTGATGTTGAAGGCTACGATGCCATGTACAAAGTCGTTATTCTCGCAAATGCTATTATGGGTAAAGATATTACTGTAGAAAAAGTTGAGCGACAAGGTTTAAATACCTTAACTCAAGAGGCTATCTTAATGTCTAACGAAAAGCAGACTTGTTGGAAGATGCTCGGTACAGTGGAAGAAGGAGCAAATGGTGAGATACACGCATCTGTGAAGCCGGTCGAAATTCCTCTTACGCATCCTTTAGCAAGCATTGGCGGTGCAACAAATGCCATTACGTATTCATGTAATATGTCTGGTGATATTACGTTAACAGGAGCCGGAGCAGGGAAAAGTGAAACCGGGTATGCTCTTTTAATTGATTTAATTTACTGCCATCTGCACGTGCAAAGCCAATCAAATACGACGATGATACATTAG
- the guaB gene encoding IMP dehydrogenase translates to MWDDKFKKEGLTFDDVLLLPAKSEILPRDVSVATKLSENVKLNIPILSAGMDTVTESEMAIAIAREGGMGIIHKNMSIEEQAEQIDKVKRSESGVITDPFFLTPDRQVFDAEHLMGKYRISGVPIVNDSQHLVGILTNRDLRFIEDYSIKIDDVMTKEGLVTAPVGTTLEEAEKILQKYKIEKLPLVDDEGVLKGLITIKDIEKVIEFPNSAKDKQGRLLVGAAIGVSADADVRIEAVVKAGADAIVIDTAHGHSQGVLNKVADVRANYPDLTIIAGNVATAEGTKALIEAGVSVVKVGIGPGSICTTRVVAGIGVPQITAVYDCATEARKHGVPIIADGGIKYSGDITKALAAGGHAVMLGSLLAGVSESPGETEIYQGRQYKVYRGMGSLGAMEKGSKDRYFQENNQKLVPEGIEGRTSYKGPLADTVHQLVGGVRAGMGYCGTATLTNLREEGQFVRITGAGLKESHPHDVQITKEAPNYSL, encoded by the coding sequence ATGTGGGACGATAAATTTAAAAAAGAAGGCTTAACATTTGATGATGTTTTGCTTTTACCGGCTAAATCTGAAATTCTTCCAAGAGATGTTTCAGTTGCAACAAAGTTAAGTGAAAATGTAAAGTTAAATATTCCAATTTTAAGTGCTGGTATGGATACTGTAACGGAATCGGAAATGGCTATTGCGATTGCTCGTGAAGGTGGTATGGGTATTATTCATAAGAATATGTCCATCGAAGAGCAAGCTGAACAGATTGACAAAGTCAAACGTTCTGAAAGTGGCGTTATTACAGATCCATTTTTCTTAACACCAGATCGCCAAGTATTTGATGCTGAGCATTTAATGGGTAAATATCGTATTTCAGGTGTACCTATCGTAAACGATTCTCAACATTTAGTAGGGATTCTAACAAATCGTGACTTACGCTTTATTGAAGACTATTCCATTAAAATTGATGATGTCATGACGAAGGAAGGTCTTGTTACAGCCCCGGTTGGAACGACTTTAGAAGAAGCAGAGAAAATTTTACAAAAATATAAGATTGAAAAATTACCACTCGTTGATGATGAAGGTGTGTTAAAAGGGTTAATTACAATTAAAGACATTGAAAAAGTAATTGAATTCCCTAATTCAGCGAAAGACAAGCAAGGTCGTCTTCTTGTAGGTGCAGCGATTGGTGTGTCTGCAGATGCTGATGTTCGAATTGAGGCGGTTGTAAAAGCAGGAGCAGATGCTATTGTCATTGATACTGCACATGGTCATTCACAGGGTGTATTAAATAAAGTAGCTGATGTAAGAGCAAATTATCCAGACCTCACCATTATTGCAGGGAATGTTGCTACTGCTGAAGGAACAAAAGCATTAATTGAAGCTGGTGTAAGTGTTGTAAAAGTAGGAATTGGTCCAGGGTCTATTTGTACAACACGTGTTGTTGCTGGAATTGGTGTTCCACAAATTACTGCCGTGTATGATTGTGCGACAGAAGCAAGAAAACATGGTGTGCCGATCATTGCTGATGGGGGTATTAAGTACTCTGGTGATATTACTAAAGCATTAGCTGCTGGTGGACATGCTGTGATGCTAGGTAGCTTGCTGGCAGGTGTTTCTGAGAGCCCTGGAGAGACTGAAATCTATCAAGGGCGCCAATACAAAGTCTATCGAGGCATGGGTTCACTTGGAGCGATGGAAAAGGGAAGTAAAGATCGTTATTTCCAGGAAAATAATCAAAAACTTGTTCCAGAGGGAATTGAAGGACGTACATCTTATAAAGGACCATTAGCGGATACGGTTCACCAATTGGTTGGTGGTGTTCGTGCTGGTATGGGTTACTGTGGAACGGCTACGTTAACAAACTTAAGAGAAGAAGGCCAATTTGTCCGAATTACTGGTGCAGGCTTAAAAGAGAGCCATCCACATGATGTACAAATAACAAAAGAGGCTCCAAATTATTCGTTATAA
- a CDS encoding M20 metallopeptidase family protein yields the protein MEVLKDYALKIEEQLIEWRRHLHRYPECSFQEKETSAFVKKQLESIPGMTVFESNVGYGVVGTLSNGVGPTIALRADMDALPIKEEADVSFSSEHPGVMHACGHDAHTAILLGAATLLAEQFNHKSRTGTIKFVFQPAEESTDETNTSGGLYLVKEGVYDDVDMAFALHMCPWLTPDAIQVYKGPAMGSLDVFKGTIKGTGGHGAYPHLGTDPVWLLSQILPTLYSLQSRFISPLEAAVLSIGIIQGGRANNVIPSEVYVEGTVRCYSAATRNDLIEEIKKAFTLANVFGGEGTCLIDSGEPALVNNDEAVDVIVETAKKLYPDDRIVEAPYGMGSEDFAHTAEKTRSAMFFLGCKPEHGQYDLHTPLFQIDEACLKKGATLLASMALAALQGGIDNEA from the coding sequence GTGGAAGTGTTAAAAGATTATGCTCTTAAAATAGAAGAGCAGCTTATTGAATGGCGTCGCCATTTGCATCGATATCCTGAGTGTAGCTTTCAAGAAAAAGAAACCTCTGCTTTCGTCAAAAAACAGCTAGAAAGCATACCGGGAATGACCGTTTTTGAGTCAAACGTTGGTTATGGGGTCGTAGGAACATTATCAAATGGTGTTGGACCAACGATTGCATTGCGTGCCGACATGGACGCATTGCCAATTAAAGAGGAGGCAGATGTCTCCTTTTCTAGCGAACATCCTGGGGTAATGCATGCGTGTGGCCATGATGCTCACACGGCCATTTTACTTGGCGCCGCAACGTTGCTTGCAGAACAATTCAACCATAAATCAAGAACAGGTACAATTAAATTTGTGTTCCAACCAGCAGAAGAATCGACGGATGAAACGAATACATCAGGTGGGTTGTATTTAGTAAAAGAAGGTGTGTATGACGATGTTGATATGGCGTTTGCTCTCCATATGTGTCCGTGGCTCACGCCGGATGCCATTCAAGTTTACAAAGGACCAGCTATGGGTAGCTTAGACGTGTTTAAAGGGACAATAAAAGGAACCGGTGGACATGGTGCTTATCCTCACTTAGGAACGGATCCTGTCTGGTTGCTGTCTCAAATTTTGCCTACATTATACAGCTTACAAAGCAGGTTTATTTCTCCGTTAGAGGCAGCTGTATTAAGTATAGGCATTATTCAAGGTGGAAGGGCTAATAATGTGATTCCGTCTGAGGTATATGTGGAAGGAACCGTACGTTGTTACTCGGCAGCTACACGAAACGACTTAATTGAGGAAATAAAAAAAGCTTTTACATTAGCAAATGTATTCGGTGGAGAAGGCACTTGCCTAATTGACTCTGGTGAGCCGGCTCTCGTAAATAACGATGAGGCTGTTGATGTAATCGTGGAAACGGCTAAAAAGCTTTATCCAGACGATCGGATTGTGGAAGCTCCCTATGGTATGGGGAGTGAAGATTTTGCCCATACAGCGGAAAAAACGCGATCTGCTATGTTCTTTTTAGGGTGTAAACCCGAGCATGGTCAATATGATTTACACACGCCGCTTTTTCAAATTGATGAAGCATGTCTGAAAAAGGGGGCAACTTTGTTAGCTTCAATGGCGTTGGCTGCATTACAAGGGGGAATTGACAATGAAGCTTAA
- a CDS encoding PucR family transcriptional regulator, translated as MLNLSEIMKLDIMKPATIKTAIEHVGNKQVEWVSITEAPVENFIRKHELVLTTGIGYGHDPKQFYEFVSDVIKSEAAALAVATGRYIFELYEDAKALAEEHEFPILFLPWEIRFADLTQAVTARLLDQKQEHLRFTQHIQQELLSLTLAGNRLSTIADHVSNCIAVPIVITDHVGTLKGRSHLASHSFEKQIRNALNDVKAFDSSSEHHPLESKIQEIVVGENTLYVLPIIQTNHDIQGYLFTTPLSGSDKIDEQSFFIILEHTVTAAAFWFLQENAVQEAEARIRDNFVADLANGIHTKPLHAKARAFGYNLHLSYLAIVGFPHNFETLFSQIGQTATYEEWLTSMIHYIEEEIYFAGSTIERGCMSTFLDGQMVIFLEVSAEDYKATVNSFLDLLYRRLDHLLPDVELTWAIGDAAIEPNRFATRFTEAKQALQLGLGRLGKGSRIYFSDTKIDRVMHKIGTVGEIKELITGYVQPLIDYSTMREIDLLETFIVYQRNQNKVSQTARVLHLHRQSLLYRLRKIETITGLSLANPDNLFLLDLCIRTYQINKNMETPQL; from the coding sequence ATGTTAAATTTAAGTGAAATCATGAAGTTAGACATCATGAAGCCTGCTACGATTAAAACTGCTATTGAGCATGTAGGCAATAAACAAGTGGAGTGGGTCTCTATAACCGAGGCACCAGTAGAAAACTTTATACGTAAACACGAACTTGTTTTAACAACAGGTATTGGTTACGGTCATGATCCAAAACAATTTTATGAATTTGTATCCGACGTCATTAAATCTGAAGCTGCTGCGTTAGCAGTAGCGACAGGTCGCTATATATTTGAGTTATATGAAGACGCGAAAGCACTAGCAGAAGAACATGAATTTCCCATTCTATTTTTGCCATGGGAAATTCGATTTGCTGATTTAACGCAAGCGGTAACTGCCCGTTTGTTAGATCAAAAGCAAGAGCATCTCCGATTTACGCAGCATATTCAACAAGAATTACTCTCCCTTACTCTTGCAGGCAATCGATTATCAACAATCGCTGACCATGTTTCGAACTGTATAGCGGTACCTATCGTCATAACAGATCATGTAGGTACGTTAAAGGGGAGAAGTCATCTTGCCTCCCATTCATTTGAAAAGCAAATACGAAATGCGTTAAACGACGTGAAAGCATTTGATTCCTCAAGCGAACACCATCCTCTTGAAAGCAAAATTCAAGAAATTGTTGTGGGAGAGAATACGTTGTATGTATTACCAATTATCCAAACAAATCATGATATTCAAGGCTATTTGTTTACAACGCCACTGAGTGGATCAGACAAAATTGATGAACAAAGCTTTTTCATTATTTTAGAACATACAGTAACCGCAGCCGCGTTCTGGTTTTTACAGGAAAACGCTGTTCAAGAGGCGGAGGCAAGGATTCGAGATAATTTCGTTGCCGATTTAGCTAATGGGATTCACACAAAGCCTCTACATGCAAAAGCACGTGCGTTTGGCTATAATTTACATTTATCTTATCTTGCAATCGTTGGTTTTCCTCATAATTTTGAGACGTTATTCTCGCAAATTGGTCAAACGGCTACTTATGAAGAATGGTTAACGAGTATGATTCATTACATTGAGGAAGAAATTTATTTCGCAGGGTCGACGATTGAACGAGGATGTATGTCAACTTTTTTAGATGGTCAAATGGTCATCTTCTTAGAGGTTTCTGCAGAGGATTATAAAGCAACGGTCAATAGTTTTTTAGACTTATTATACCGTAGATTGGATCATTTATTGCCTGATGTTGAACTTACTTGGGCAATAGGAGATGCAGCCATTGAGCCCAATAGATTTGCAACTCGTTTTACAGAAGCAAAACAGGCACTGCAATTAGGGTTGGGTCGACTTGGTAAAGGCAGTCGAATTTATTTCAGCGATACGAAAATTGATCGAGTCATGCACAAAATCGGTACAGTTGGTGAAATTAAAGAGTTAATCACCGGTTACGTTCAACCGCTTATTGATTATTCGACAATGAGAGAAATTGATTTACTTGAAACCTTTATTGTGTACCAGCGAAATCAAAATAAGGTGTCTCAAACAGCTCGTGTTTTGCACCTTCACCGTCAATCTCTATTATATCGACTTAGAAAAATTGAGACCATTACAGGCTTATCTCTTGCGAATCCTGATAACCTTTTTTTGTTGGATTTATGTATTCGTACGTATCAAATAAATAAGAATATGGAGACACCTCAGCTGTAG
- a CDS encoding carbon-nitrogen family hydrolase: MKVALYQGDIELGDVKKNSERVTAWMEQLSKEKSVNCVILPELWSSGYAYDQLEQIASQEKQTKALLVELANTYKVHIIGGSIVTKRENKFYNTALVYNKEGALVNQYDKVHLVPMLNEPDFFAAGQEPPRLFTLDGLTIGIMICYDLRFPELARKLTLAGADVLVIPAEWPKARTAVWRTLLQARAIENQVYVIGVNRIGSDTQTAYGGHSVVIRPSGDVVEEATEDKGTIIAALKKKEVEQIREDIPLLKDRKPGLY; the protein is encoded by the coding sequence ATGAAAGTGGCACTGTATCAAGGGGATATCGAACTTGGTGATGTTAAGAAAAATAGTGAGCGTGTGACAGCATGGATGGAACAGCTTTCTAAAGAGAAAAGTGTGAATTGTGTTATTTTACCCGAATTGTGGTCGTCAGGTTATGCGTATGATCAATTAGAACAGATAGCGTCTCAAGAAAAACAAACAAAAGCCCTGTTGGTTGAACTCGCTAACACCTATAAGGTGCATATAATTGGAGGATCAATCGTTACAAAAAGAGAAAATAAGTTTTACAATACAGCTCTTGTTTATAACAAAGAAGGGGCATTGGTTAATCAATATGATAAAGTGCATCTAGTGCCAATGCTAAACGAACCTGATTTTTTTGCAGCTGGTCAAGAACCGCCACGTTTATTTACTTTAGATGGGTTAACGATAGGCATAATGATTTGCTATGACCTACGTTTTCCTGAATTGGCAAGAAAACTAACGTTAGCAGGTGCAGATGTATTAGTCATTCCTGCTGAGTGGCCAAAAGCAAGAACAGCTGTATGGCGTACATTGCTTCAAGCACGAGCGATTGAAAACCAAGTATACGTTATTGGTGTTAATCGCATAGGGTCTGATACTCAAACCGCGTACGGTGGTCATTCGGTTGTTATTCGACCAAGTGGTGATGTAGTAGAAGAAGCAACTGAAGATAAAGGAACGATTATTGCAGCTTTGAAGAAAAAGGAGGTTGAACAGATTAGAGAAGATATTCCATTATTAAAAGACCGCAAACCTGGTCTTTATTGA
- a CDS encoding D-alanyl-D-alanine carboxypeptidase family protein: MKRNNRAKWARMSLLFTLILALVTVPYQKAEANTINVDASAAIMINGDTGQILYEDNIDEQLAIASMTKMMTEYLLFEAIEEGQVSWDDTVTIEDHLYPLSHQGGLSNVMLRSDYDYTVKDLYESMAIYSANASTMALASHIAGSESAFVQQMNEKAAELGLDHYDFVNSSGLPNSSLDGHHPDGTPADAETTMSARSVAQLAFHLLNDYPEVLETASIPFAEFQAGPDETVNMPNWNQMLPGMSHEYEGADGLKTGTTDAAGNSFTGTALRDGTRLITVVMNAGDPQIRTERFDETAKLFDYGFDQFEDITVVEEGQEPEDNTFTVSGGKETEVSVVTSENLNVATPKNANQDYTLEVVLDEKLLNENGELVAPISEGERIGTLKVNFDDPTEYIQGTQLSGVALVATEDIEEAGWFTMSMRGIGSFFSSMWTSLTDTVSGWFN; this comes from the coding sequence TTGAAAAGAAATAACCGAGCGAAGTGGGCAAGAATGTCTTTATTGTTCACATTAATTTTAGCTCTAGTAACAGTACCTTATCAAAAAGCAGAGGCGAATACAATAAATGTGGATGCGTCTGCTGCAATAATGATAAATGGAGATACAGGACAAATCCTTTATGAAGATAATATAGATGAGCAGTTAGCTATCGCAAGTATGACAAAAATGATGACAGAGTATTTGTTGTTTGAAGCGATTGAAGAAGGCCAAGTTTCTTGGGATGATACGGTTACAATTGAAGATCATCTATACCCTTTATCACACCAAGGCGGTCTTTCGAATGTAATGTTACGTTCGGACTATGATTATACGGTGAAGGATCTGTATGAATCAATGGCTATCTATTCTGCAAATGCATCGACAATGGCACTTGCTTCTCATATTGCTGGATCAGAATCGGCTTTTGTTCAGCAAATGAATGAGAAAGCAGCAGAATTAGGCCTTGATCATTATGATTTTGTAAACTCCAGTGGTTTGCCGAATTCTAGTTTAGATGGTCATCATCCGGACGGTACTCCAGCAGACGCAGAAACAACTATGTCCGCTCGTTCTGTTGCACAACTTGCTTTTCATCTACTAAATGATTATCCGGAAGTGTTAGAAACAGCAAGTATTCCTTTTGCTGAATTCCAAGCGGGACCAGATGAAACGGTAAATATGCCAAACTGGAATCAAATGTTACCAGGTATGAGTCATGAATACGAAGGCGCAGATGGATTAAAAACGGGCACTACAGATGCTGCAGGGAACAGTTTCACAGGAACAGCCTTACGAGACGGTACCCGACTTATAACGGTTGTAATGAATGCAGGAGATCCACAAATTCGAACAGAACGTTTTGATGAAACAGCGAAATTGTTTGATTATGGATTTGATCAGTTCGAAGACATTACTGTTGTGGAAGAAGGCCAAGAGCCAGAAGACAACACGTTCACTGTTAGCGGTGGAAAAGAAACAGAAGTCTCCGTTGTCACTTCCGAAAACTTGAATGTAGCAACACCAAAAAATGCAAATCAAGACTACACACTCGAAGTCGTTCTTGATGAAAAGCTCTTGAATGAAAATGGAGAACTTGTCGCACCAATAAGCGAAGGCGAGCGAATTGGTACGTTAAAAGTGAACTTTGATGATCCGACGGAATACATTCAAGGAACACAGTTAAGCGGAGTTGCACTAGTAGCAACAGAAGATATTGAAGAAGCTGGCTGGTTTACAATGTCAATGAGAGGTATCGGTTCATTCTTCTCAAGCATGTGGACGAGTCTTACTGATACAGTATCTGGCTGGTTTAATTAA
- a CDS encoding cystathionine gamma-synthase family protein, translating to MTGQHKPTLATQAVWAGEKEYLVHGATQVPVIPSVAFGYDDMDEWYEVAIGRKKGHIYGRNTNPTVQAFEDKVKILEGANAATSFSTGMAAISNTLYTFLRPGDRVVTIKDTYGGTNKIFTEFLPNIGVDVQFCETGNHEQLIEETAKGCKILYLETPTNPTVKITDIKKCAQAGHQAGALVVVDNTFATPVNQNPLQLGADLVLHSATKFLGGHADALGGVVVGYDHALIEAIYHYREINGATMDPWAAYLLLRGMKTLDLRVKRQAETAMKLATYLKTVEGVEQVFYPGLEDHPNHAIAKEQMSGFGGMLSFAVTGGVDTVRHLLPKLQFANRAANLGAVETTVGPARTTSHVECTPEERAAMGIPEGLIRVSCGIEDADDIIQDFKQAFEAVKVGV from the coding sequence ATGACAGGACAACACAAACCAACATTAGCAACCCAAGCTGTTTGGGCAGGAGAAAAAGAATATCTTGTACATGGAGCGACCCAGGTGCCTGTTATACCTAGCGTTGCATTTGGCTATGACGATATGGATGAATGGTATGAAGTCGCAATCGGACGCAAAAAAGGTCATATATATGGACGAAACACAAATCCAACTGTGCAAGCATTTGAAGACAAAGTAAAGATATTAGAAGGCGCTAACGCGGCGACGAGTTTTTCTACTGGAATGGCCGCCATTTCAAACACGTTATATACATTTCTTCGTCCTGGTGATCGTGTTGTGACAATTAAAGATACGTATGGCGGTACGAACAAAATTTTTACAGAATTTTTGCCGAATATAGGCGTGGATGTGCAATTTTGTGAAACAGGTAATCATGAACAACTAATAGAGGAAACAGCGAAAGGCTGTAAAATTTTATATTTAGAAACACCGACAAACCCAACTGTGAAAATTACGGATATAAAGAAATGTGCTCAAGCAGGTCATCAAGCAGGAGCGCTAGTTGTTGTCGATAATACGTTCGCTACCCCAGTAAATCAAAATCCGTTGCAACTTGGAGCTGATCTTGTTCTGCATAGTGCTACCAAATTTCTAGGCGGTCATGCCGATGCATTAGGCGGTGTTGTCGTAGGCTACGATCACGCCCTGATCGAAGCCATCTATCATTACCGTGAAATTAACGGTGCAACAATGGATCCTTGGGCTGCTTATCTTCTATTGCGTGGTATGAAAACGCTAGATCTGCGAGTAAAGAGACAGGCAGAAACAGCAATGAAACTAGCAACGTATTTAAAGACGGTCGAAGGTGTGGAACAAGTCTTTTATCCAGGTCTTGAAGACCATCCAAATCATGCCATTGCGAAAGAACAAATGTCAGGATTTGGTGGTATGTTGAGTTTTGCTGTTACTGGAGGGGTGGATACGGTTCGTCATCTATTGCCGAAATTACAATTTGCTAATCGAGCTGCTAACTTAGGTGCTGTAGAGACGACAGTAGGACCTGCAAGAACAACGAGTCACGTGGAATGTACACCAGAAGAACGTGCAGCCATGGGCATACCAGAAGGCCTCATACGCGTTTCTTGTGGGATTGAAGATGCAGATGATATTATTCAAGATTTTAAACAAGCGTTTGAGGCAGTGAAAGTAGGCGTTTAA